CGGGTTGGACGGACGCGGCCGGAAAAATCCCCCCCCGTGCGGCGAAAAGAGCGACCGGTGCGGCGAACGCGGGCCCGGTCGCCTGGGGCCGGGCAGCCTCGTCGCCGCCGGGCGGGGGTGCCGGGTGAGCGGCTGGAACGCCGGGATTCCCCTTGACTCCCCCCGGATTTTTCCCTACTCTGGGCCCATGACCCCTCTGGTACTTTGCACCAGGCCATGAAGTTTCACGGGGAAGCCGGCAGGCCCTTCAACCGGCGCGGGAGGTGGCGATGGAGCCCTGGGTCGTTTGGTTGGTGGCAGCAGCCGTGCTGGTCGCCCTCGAACTGGCGAGCGGCACGTTCTACCTGCTGGTGATGGCCGCCGGCCCCTTGGCCGGGGCTCTTCTGGCCCGGTGGGGACAGCCGGTGTGGTTCCAGCTCCTGGGGGCGGCCGCCGTCTCCGGGGCCGGTGCGCTCATTCTCCGGCACGCCCGGAAAAAGGGCCGGCTGGGGGCCGGGGGGGAACCCATGGCCTGCCTGGACATCGGGCAGACGGTCCGGGTCGAGGCGTGGAGCGGCGCCTACGCGACCCGGGCACGGTACCGGGGCGCGGAGTGGGACGTGGAACTCGAACCCTCCGCCCGGGGTGACGCTCCTCCCCCGGCGGGCGAGTACGTGATCGTGGACGTGAGGGGGAGCCGGCTGATCGTCGGCCCGCCCCGCTGAGCCGTCGCGCTGCGGGTCGCGGGGCCGGCTGTCCGAACCGACAAGGAGAGAGGGAATGGAAATCGTATCGATCGTCGTCGTGGTCGTCGCCGCCCTGTTCATCATCAAGAGCATCCGGATCGTTCCCCAGCAGCACGCCTGGGTGGTGGAACGCCTGGGCAAGTATCACCAGACCCTGCCGCCGGGCCTGAGCGTCATCATCCCCTTCGTGGACCGGGTCGCCTACCGGCACTCCCTCAAGGAGATCCCCCTCGACGTTCCCAGCCAGGTCTGCATCACCAAGGACAACACCCAGCTCACCGTGGACGGCGTGCTCTACTTCCAAGTGACGGACCCCATGAAAGCGTCCTACGGGTCGAGCAACTTCGTCGTCGCCATCACCCAGCTCGCCCAGACCACGCTGCGAAGCGTGATCGGACGCCTGGAACTCGACCGGACCTTCGAGGAGCGCGACTTTATCAACCACAGCGTCGTCAACGCCCTCGACGAGGCCGCGACGAACTGGGGGGTCAAGGTCCTGCGCTACGAGATCAAGGACCTCACGCCGCCGGTGGTGATCCTCCACGCCATGCAGGCGCAGATCACCGCCGAGCGCGAGAAGCGCGCCCTCATCGCGGCCTCGGAGGGCCGCCGCCAGGAGCAGATCAACCTGGCCGTGGGCGCGCGCGAGGCGGCGATCGCCAAGTCCGAGGGTGAGAAGCAGGCGGCCATCAACAAGGCCCAGGGCGACGCCACCGCCACCCTCACCATCGCCGAGGCCAACGCCGAGGCCCTGCGGAAGATCGCCGCCGCCCTCCAGGAGCCCGGAGGCCACGAGGCCGTGAACCTCAAGGTGGCCGAGCAGTACGTCCAGGCCTTCGCCAACCTGGCCCAGGCCGGCAACACGCTGATCCTCCCCGCGAACCTGGGGGACCTGGGCGGCCAGATCGCCGCGGCGATGCAGATCATCCGCTCCAGGATCGGGACGGGCGGCGCCCCGCCGAGCCAGGGATGACCGGCCCCGTTTCCCGCGGCCGGCGGGCCCTCTTCACCGCCCTGGGCTTGCTCCCGCTGATGGTCGCCGGGGGGCCCGGTTTCGCCCGGCCAAGCCCCGCCGTCCCCGGGCCCGGCCAATCCCGGGCCACCCCGCCGCTGACCGACCTGCCGGTGGCGTGCCGCTCTCTCCTCTGGCACGACCCGGACCGGGACAAGCACGCGGTGCCCTTCCTCCTCCTTCACCCCTGCCGCGCGGCGGGGGACGACCGCCCCGCGCCGGGCGGTCCCTGGCCGCGGGTGATCTGCGCCCACGGCTTCACCCTGGGCGCGGCGTCGCTGAGGCCCGTGGCCGAGAGGCTCGCCGCGGCGGGCTACGTGGTGGCCCTCCCCGACACCGAGACCGGCTTCCTCCCCTTCCCCAGCCACCGGGCCCTGGCCTTGGACATGGTCTTCCTGGCGGAACGCCTCCGGGCGGAGTCGGCGGACGGGGGTTCGCCCCTGGCCGGCCTGGCGGGGGAGGGCCTTGCCTTCTCCGGGCACTCCATGGGCGGTGGGTGCGCCTTCCTCGCGGCGGCGGAGGCGGAGAAGGCCGGGAGGGGCCCGGGTACCGTGGCGGTGATGGCCCCGGCCCGAACGCGCCCGTCCTCCCTGGAGGCGGCACGGTCGCTCCCGTGGCCCGTGCTGGTGGTGGCCGGGCAGGACGACCGGGTCCTCTCGCCCGCCATCGGCCCCGACGCCCACTACGCCGCCGCCGCGTCGCCCGACAAGGCCCTGCTGGAAATTGCCGGCGCCAACCACGGGGCTTTCGCCCTCCCGCACTGGGCCGCCGCCCTGGTGGAAAAGGGGCCCGCCATCACGGCGCAGACCCAGCAGGCCCTCACGGCCGAATGCCTCCGCGCCTGGCTGGATGCCTGCCTGAAGGGCAGGAACGAGGCCTGGAAAGCCCTGACCGCCGCCCTGCCTTCAGACCCTCGTTTCTCCCGCTTTCAGATCGGCCCAGGCTCCGGCAGCGAGTCCGCGAACTCCGAAGCGCGGCAGCGAGTCCCCGGGCGCTGATCCCGATGTCGATGGTGTTGTCCAGGATCCCGCACCGCACCCGCGGCGTCGGTACACCGTTGGGCTGCAGCGAGATCCGGGGATGGAGCCAGAGCGCTTCGTCGCGTTGCAGAAAGCAGGTGCAGATGCCCTTCAGAAGGGAAAAATCCAGGCACACCCCCCTCCGCCGTGGAGCTTCAACCGGACGAAACCGTGCTTTCACCCGGTCGACCGGTGATATGACCCGACTGCGGATTTGTCGCGGGATGTTCTGAAGCGAAGGGCTTATTATCGGCTCGAAAGGGGTGTCTCGTCCGATAGCCGGACGATGGCGTCCTCCCGGATGTAGAAGTTCCATTCCGGGGAAGCGACCGGGCCGGTCGCCCGGATGGTGAAGAACTCGCGGGTGACGGTGGCCTGAAAGGTGAACCCGTCGATCTCCGGGTTGGGCTCGTGGAAACGATGGTCGAGCTTCCCCGCGCGGGCGAGGTCCTGAAGCGAACCGTAGGCGCCCTTCGCCGCGGGTGAGGCACTGTAAGCCACCTCGGCGGAGGCGATGTTGCGCAGCATGGCAACCGCGGCCGATCGTCGGGCAGTCGAGTCGAGGCTCGACATCAGCCGTTCGCCGCCAACCAGGCCTGGAGGTCCCCGGCGGTCCGGGGCTTGAGGATCGCGGTGTCATAGGACCCTACGCGGACGCGACGGACCGCGGGGTCCGTGAACGAGGAGAGGGAGGGGGAACTCAGGTGCGATGGGATGGCAAGCAGCAGGATGACCATGCCCATAAACAGAATCATCAGTGTGGCGACGACCACCTTTCCCCTTGATTTTTCCCGGTTGAAACATTACCTTCCCCGCAAGGTTCCAGGTTCGGGGCGAACGCCGGCGGAGCCGGGCGTCCATCGGGAAAAGGAGGACGGAAATGCGAAGGAAATTGGTCGGGATGCTCACTCTCGCGGCGGTCCTGCTGCTGGCGGCCGGGTGCGGAAAACCGGGCGCCGACACCGGGAAACCCAAGGGGCTGAAGGAGCTTCTCGGCTCCAAACCCGGTTTCCCGGAGCACTTCAAGGGGATCGACATCCTCACCCCCGAGAAGACACTCCTCGAAAAGTTCCCGGAGCTGAAGGGCAAGCGTCACAGCCGCGGCTACACGGTGACCGTCCCCGGCTTCGACCCGAACACCACGGTGGTCCTGGACGTGGAGAAGCCCGATCCCAAGGCGGAGCCGACCCTGCGCAGTTTCGCCATCTGCCTGGACCGGAGGTCG
This Acidobacteriota bacterium DNA region includes the following protein-coding sequences:
- a CDS encoding paraslipin, yielding MEIVSIVVVVVAALFIIKSIRIVPQQHAWVVERLGKYHQTLPPGLSVIIPFVDRVAYRHSLKEIPLDVPSQVCITKDNTQLTVDGVLYFQVTDPMKASYGSSNFVVAITQLAQTTLRSVIGRLELDRTFEERDFINHSVVNALDEAATNWGVKVLRYEIKDLTPPVVILHAMQAQITAEREKRALIAASEGRRQEQINLAVGAREAAIAKSEGEKQAAINKAQGDATATLTIAEANAEALRKIAAALQEPGGHEAVNLKVAEQYVQAFANLAQAGNTLILPANLGDLGGQIAAAMQIIRSRIGTGGAPPSQG
- a CDS encoding NfeD family protein, with product MEPWVVWLVAAAVLVALELASGTFYLLVMAAGPLAGALLARWGQPVWFQLLGAAAVSGAGALILRHARKKGRLGAGGEPMACLDIGQTVRVEAWSGAYATRARYRGAEWDVELEPSARGDAPPPAGEYVIVDVRGSRLIVGPPR
- a CDS encoding dienelactone hydrolase family protein, with amino-acid sequence MTGPVSRGRRALFTALGLLPLMVAGGPGFARPSPAVPGPGQSRATPPLTDLPVACRSLLWHDPDRDKHAVPFLLLHPCRAAGDDRPAPGGPWPRVICAHGFTLGAASLRPVAERLAAAGYVVALPDTETGFLPFPSHRALALDMVFLAERLRAESADGGSPLAGLAGEGLAFSGHSMGGGCAFLAAAEAEKAGRGPGTVAVMAPARTRPSSLEAARSLPWPVLVVAGQDDRVLSPAIGPDAHYAAAASPDKALLEIAGANHGAFALPHWAAALVEKGPAITAQTQQALTAECLRAWLDACLKGRNEAWKALTAALPSDPRFSRFQIGPGSGSESANSEARQRVPGR